Proteins from a single region of Microbacterium sp. zg-Y818:
- a CDS encoding DUF72 domain-containing protein, translating into MAGRVRVGISGWRYPSWRGDFYPKGLAQARELQYVGEQMSTLELNGSFYSLQRPTSYQRWRQAVPDDFVFAVKGSRYITHMLRLRGIDVALANFFASGVLALGEQLGPILWQLPEREQFDAETLEQFLTALPRTTGAARELARRHDERLDGRDWLEIENDTPIRYAFEPRSTSFEDAAVAPILRDHDVALVVADTAGRFPDFGEITASFVYVRLHGAEDLYTSGYTDPQLDAWAARIAGWTSGEATPDGEPRDVYVYFDNDARGHAPHDAVALARRVGDAPEG; encoded by the coding sequence ATGGCGGGACGCGTTCGCGTGGGAATCTCGGGGTGGCGTTACCCGAGCTGGCGGGGGGATTTCTACCCGAAGGGGCTAGCCCAGGCCCGTGAGCTGCAGTACGTCGGCGAGCAGATGTCGACGCTCGAGCTCAACGGGTCCTTCTACTCGCTGCAGCGCCCCACCAGCTACCAGCGGTGGCGTCAGGCGGTCCCCGACGACTTCGTCTTCGCGGTGAAGGGTTCCCGCTACATCACCCACATGCTGCGGCTGCGGGGCATCGACGTGGCGCTGGCGAACTTCTTCGCCTCGGGCGTGCTGGCGCTGGGGGAGCAGCTCGGTCCCATCCTCTGGCAGCTGCCGGAGCGGGAGCAGTTCGATGCCGAGACGCTCGAGCAGTTCCTCACTGCGCTGCCGCGCACGACGGGCGCGGCACGGGAGCTCGCGCGGCGGCACGACGAGCGGCTCGACGGACGGGACTGGCTCGAGATCGAGAACGACACCCCGATCCGGTACGCGTTCGAGCCCCGGTCGACCAGCTTCGAGGATGCCGCGGTCGCCCCCATCCTGCGCGACCACGACGTCGCGCTGGTCGTGGCCGACACGGCGGGCCGCTTCCCCGATTTCGGCGAGATCACGGCTTCCTTCGTCTACGTTCGCCTGCACGGCGCGGAGGACCTCTACACCAGCGGATACACCGACCCGCAGCTGGATGCCTGGGCGGCGCGCATCGCCGGCTGGACCAGCGGTGAGGCGACCCCAGACGGTGAACCCCGGGACGTGTACGTCTACTTCGACAACGACGCCCGCGGCCACGCCCCGCACGACGCGGTCGCCCTGGCCCGCCGTGTGGGCGACGCCCCGGAGGGGTAG
- a CDS encoding MFS transporter, whose product MYSLLLTIIYVAFVSLGLPDSLVGAGWPVMHQDLGVPLAFAGIITMVIAGGTILSSLASERLTRRFGAGVVTAVSVGMTAAALVGFSFSGSFWMLCLWAIPYGLGAGAVDAALNNYVALHYAARHMNWLHSFWGVGASISPFIMSYALTSGMGWSSAYLIVGVIQAALTFVLLVSLPLWGKVNPVAPAHHGAEPDDEGSDPAEASGRGSTHVPLGQALRIPGVALILTAFFAYCALETTAMLWASTWLVTDRAVEPATAAAFASLFLLGVTAGRFLAGFFADRIGDRFLIRGGFVTIGLGVVLLALPLETDVLALAGLVLTGLGAAPIYPAIIHSTPVNFGRRNSQAIIGIQMAAAYTGSTFAPPLFGVLSAWIGMWLFPLFLGILVILGLVMSERLNRLVARREPVGR is encoded by the coding sequence GTGTACTCCCTCCTCCTCACGATCATCTACGTCGCGTTCGTCAGCCTGGGATTGCCCGACTCCCTCGTGGGCGCCGGCTGGCCGGTCATGCACCAGGACCTCGGCGTCCCCCTCGCCTTCGCCGGCATCATCACGATGGTGATCGCGGGCGGCACGATCCTGTCGAGCCTCGCCTCGGAGCGCCTCACGCGCCGATTCGGTGCGGGCGTGGTCACCGCCGTGAGCGTGGGGATGACGGCTGCCGCCCTCGTGGGCTTCTCGTTCTCCGGCTCTTTCTGGATGCTGTGCCTCTGGGCCATCCCCTACGGGCTGGGAGCCGGCGCGGTCGACGCGGCGCTCAACAACTACGTCGCGCTGCACTACGCGGCGCGGCATATGAACTGGCTGCACAGCTTCTGGGGTGTGGGGGCATCGATCAGCCCATTCATCATGAGCTACGCCCTCACCTCGGGTATGGGCTGGTCGAGCGCCTACCTCATCGTCGGCGTGATCCAGGCGGCGCTCACCTTCGTGCTGCTGGTGAGCCTCCCGCTGTGGGGCAAGGTCAACCCGGTGGCCCCGGCCCACCACGGTGCCGAACCCGACGACGAGGGTTCGGATCCCGCCGAGGCATCAGGGCGGGGGAGCACCCACGTGCCGCTCGGCCAGGCCCTGCGCATCCCCGGGGTCGCGCTGATCCTCACGGCGTTCTTCGCCTACTGCGCGCTGGAGACCACGGCGATGCTGTGGGCGTCGACCTGGCTCGTCACCGACCGCGCCGTGGAGCCGGCGACCGCTGCCGCGTTCGCCTCGCTCTTCCTCCTCGGCGTCACCGCAGGACGCTTTCTCGCGGGCTTCTTCGCCGACAGGATCGGCGACCGGTTTCTCATCCGCGGCGGGTTCGTCACGATCGGCCTCGGCGTGGTGCTGCTCGCGCTGCCGCTCGAGACCGACGTGCTCGCCCTCGCCGGTCTCGTGCTCACCGGACTCGGCGCCGCGCCGATCTACCCCGCGATCATCCACTCCACGCCCGTGAACTTCGGCCGGCGCAATTCGCAGGCCATCATCGGCATCCAGATGGCGGCGGCCTACACCGGCTCGACCTTCGCGCCCCCGCTGTTCGGTGTGCTCTCGGCGTGGATCGGGATGTGGCTGTTCCCGCTCTTCCTCGGCATCCTCGTCATCCTGGGCCTCGTGATGTCGGAGCGCCTCAACCGGCTTGTCGCCCGGCGCGAGCCGGTCGGGCGGTGA
- a CDS encoding ABC transporter ATP-binding protein codes for MNNTSHDFALAATGLIKRYGDLTALAGVDVTIGRGQSVAVMGASGSGKTTLLHCLAAILAPDAGSVRLATTDGAPVELVGMSEDQRSEVRRTRVGFVFQEHLLLPELTALENAALPLLVTGVGRRAAETHAAGWLASLGLAGMEDRRIGQLSGGQAQRVAIARAQVTGAPIVFADEPTGALDSATSTEVMSALLHATTGQGRSLVVVTHDADVAARCDRVLHMRDGRVVGETAGAAARPASNGAAR; via the coding sequence GTGAACAACACTTCCCACGACTTTGCCCTGGCCGCCACCGGTCTCATCAAGCGCTACGGCGATCTCACCGCGCTCGCCGGCGTCGACGTCACCATCGGACGCGGCCAGTCCGTCGCCGTGATGGGCGCCTCCGGTTCCGGCAAGACCACCCTGCTGCACTGCCTCGCCGCCATCCTCGCCCCCGACGCCGGTTCGGTGCGGCTCGCCACCACCGACGGCGCGCCGGTCGAGCTGGTCGGGATGAGCGAGGACCAGCGCTCGGAGGTGCGTCGCACGCGCGTGGGGTTCGTCTTCCAGGAGCACCTGCTGCTGCCCGAGCTCACCGCACTCGAGAACGCCGCTCTGCCGCTGCTCGTCACCGGCGTGGGGCGCCGGGCGGCCGAGACGCACGCCGCCGGGTGGCTGGCATCGTTGGGGCTCGCCGGCATGGAGGACCGCCGCATCGGCCAGCTCTCCGGTGGCCAGGCCCAGCGCGTCGCGATCGCGCGCGCCCAGGTGACCGGCGCGCCCATCGTCTTCGCTGACGAGCCCACCGGCGCACTGGACTCCGCCACCTCGACCGAGGTGATGAGCGCCCTTCTGCACGCCACCACCGGGCAGGGACGGAGCCTCGTGGTGGTCACACACGATGCCGATGTCGCAGCGCGCTGCGACCGCGTGCTGCACATGCGCGACGGCCGCGTCGTCGGCGAGACCGCCGGCGCCGCGGCTCGGCCCGCCTCGAACGGAGCAGCGCGATGA
- a CDS encoding lipase maturation factor family protein, with protein sequence MQGFAAVDFELARQVLQRGIAAMYFVAFLSSLNQFRALLGERGLLPAPDLLRWVAASPRRARMVGPTLFRRVPYTDRRLAVLCVAGLIVSAALVAGIPQLAPPWVPMACFLLLWLGYMSVVSIGQTFYGFGWEMLLLEAGFLAAFLGSNDQPPPTVVIVLFWWLLFRLEFGAGMIKIRGGREWRDLTALMYHHETQPMPGPLSRQAHLLPRWFHKLEVVGNHFSQLVVPWFLFAPLLGLWIPGPVPAVIGTVAGAVVIATQLWLVLTGNFAWLNWATIVLGFSAVSLPGWGADVASDPPWIIDGLPLYWLVVTCAVGVLYVVISWPALRNLLAHRQLMNASFNRWQLANAYGAFGTVTKTRVEYVIEATMDADPGEATWHEYEFKGKPGNVRRIPRQYAPYHLRLDWLMWFLPLGRSLEDWFTVLLVRLLEADAATLKMLRRAPFGSERPTWVRVVSYRYRFATHAEYRRDRVRWVRDRRQVLVRPLSLSALSR encoded by the coding sequence ATGCAGGGTTTCGCGGCGGTGGATTTCGAACTCGCCCGGCAGGTGCTGCAACGGGGCATCGCCGCCATGTACTTCGTCGCCTTCCTGTCGTCGCTCAACCAGTTCCGCGCGCTGCTCGGCGAGCGGGGGCTGCTGCCGGCGCCCGACCTGCTGCGCTGGGTGGCCGCCTCGCCCCGGCGCGCACGCATGGTGGGACCGACGCTCTTCCGGCGCGTGCCCTACACCGACCGCCGCCTCGCCGTCCTGTGCGTCGCGGGCCTGATCGTGAGCGCAGCGCTCGTGGCCGGGATCCCCCAGCTCGCACCTCCCTGGGTGCCGATGGCGTGCTTCCTGCTGCTGTGGCTCGGCTATATGTCGGTGGTGAGCATCGGCCAGACGTTCTACGGGTTCGGGTGGGAGATGCTGCTGCTCGAGGCCGGGTTCCTCGCGGCGTTCCTCGGTTCGAACGACCAGCCCCCGCCGACGGTGGTGATCGTGCTCTTCTGGTGGTTGCTGTTCCGGCTGGAGTTCGGTGCCGGCATGATCAAGATCCGCGGCGGGCGCGAGTGGCGCGACCTCACTGCCCTGATGTACCACCACGAGACGCAGCCGATGCCGGGGCCGCTCAGCCGGCAGGCGCACCTGCTCCCCCGGTGGTTCCACAAGCTCGAGGTGGTGGGGAACCACTTCTCACAGCTGGTGGTGCCGTGGTTCCTCTTCGCTCCGCTCCTGGGACTATGGATTCCGGGTCCGGTGCCGGCCGTCATCGGCACGGTCGCCGGCGCCGTCGTCATCGCGACGCAGCTGTGGCTCGTCCTCACCGGCAACTTCGCATGGCTCAACTGGGCGACGATCGTGCTGGGGTTCTCGGCGGTGTCCCTGCCGGGCTGGGGCGCGGACGTGGCATCCGACCCGCCCTGGATCATCGACGGGCTGCCCCTGTACTGGCTGGTGGTCACGTGCGCCGTGGGCGTGCTCTACGTCGTGATCAGCTGGCCGGCGCTGCGCAACCTCCTCGCCCACCGGCAGCTGATGAACGCGAGCTTCAACCGATGGCAGCTCGCCAATGCATACGGGGCGTTCGGCACCGTGACCAAGACGCGCGTCGAGTACGTCATCGAAGCGACGATGGATGCCGATCCGGGCGAGGCCACCTGGCACGAGTACGAGTTCAAGGGCAAGCCCGGCAACGTGCGGCGCATCCCCCGCCAGTACGCGCCCTATCACCTGCGGCTCGACTGGCTGATGTGGTTCCTCCCTCTCGGCAGGTCGCTCGAGGACTGGTTCACGGTGCTGCTGGTGCGACTGCTCGAAGCGGATGCCGCAACGCTCAAGATGCTGCGGCGTGCGCCGTTCGGCAGCGAGCGCCCGACGTGGGTGCGCGTGGTGTCGTACCGCTACCGGTTCGCCACGCACGCCGAGTACCGCCGCGATCGGGTGCGCTGGGTGCGCGATCGCCGCCAGGTGCTCGTGCGTCCACTGTCACTGTCGGCGCTGTCGCGCTGA
- a CDS encoding acyl-CoA dehydrogenase produces MADASAYTPPVEDYAFLFTDAFGQDLVARATGGELTAEDATDIIAGAGEFAASVIAPLEVPGDRVGARLEDGQVRLPAGFGAAYRAFVEAGWVTAEAPVSAGGDGLPGAVRAGLGEIWNASNAAFALCWLLTSGQIHALDAAASDRIRETYLSKLVSGEWTGTMNLTEPDAGTDLGAIRTTATPREDGSWAIRGQKIFITWGDHDIAENIVHLVLARTPGAPDGAKGLSLFVAPKVLVNDDGSLGGRNAITTVAIEHKLGIHGSPTCVLAYEDATGYLVGEVGGGLAGMFVMMNSARAGMGFQATGIADRAYQQAAAYAADRLQGRVLERPAGTPIAEHPDVRRLLLSMSSKIFAMRALGVYVGDLLDRADTDDAVVKLAEFFVPILKGWTTEDAITVTSDAIQVQGGMGFIEETGAAQHYRDVRITTIYEGTTAIQSNDLVGRKVLRDGGATVSELFERIDETVAGLRAFDHPVAVRTAERLERALAASRRATADLLGFASSPRDAYAVSVPYLMLLGTLAGGWMHALAATAVLARPSETDAERLTSADFYGAHHLPRVHALAETVAGGEIG; encoded by the coding sequence ATGGCTGACGCGTCCGCATACACGCCGCCCGTCGAGGACTACGCGTTCCTCTTCACCGACGCCTTCGGTCAGGACCTCGTCGCGCGCGCCACCGGCGGAGAGCTCACCGCCGAAGACGCGACGGACATCATCGCGGGCGCGGGCGAGTTCGCCGCCTCCGTCATCGCGCCGCTCGAAGTGCCGGGCGACCGCGTCGGCGCACGCCTCGAAGACGGTCAGGTGCGCCTGCCCGCCGGTTTCGGCGCGGCGTACCGCGCATTCGTCGAAGCGGGCTGGGTCACCGCCGAGGCTCCCGTCTCCGCCGGAGGCGACGGTCTGCCCGGCGCCGTACGCGCGGGACTCGGCGAGATCTGGAACGCCTCGAACGCGGCCTTCGCGCTCTGCTGGCTGCTCACTTCCGGTCAGATCCACGCGCTGGATGCCGCGGCATCCGACCGCATCCGCGAAACGTACCTGTCCAAGCTCGTCTCGGGCGAGTGGACCGGCACGATGAACCTCACCGAGCCGGATGCCGGCACGGACCTCGGCGCGATCCGCACGACCGCGACGCCGCGGGAAGACGGCAGCTGGGCGATCCGCGGCCAGAAGATCTTCATCACGTGGGGCGACCACGACATCGCCGAGAACATCGTGCACCTGGTGCTGGCTCGCACCCCCGGTGCCCCGGACGGTGCGAAGGGGCTCTCGCTGTTCGTCGCGCCCAAGGTGCTCGTGAACGACGACGGGTCGCTCGGCGGGCGCAACGCCATCACCACCGTCGCGATCGAGCACAAGCTCGGCATCCACGGCAGCCCCACCTGCGTGCTGGCCTACGAGGACGCCACCGGCTACCTCGTCGGCGAGGTCGGCGGCGGCCTCGCGGGGATGTTCGTCATGATGAACTCCGCTCGCGCGGGCATGGGGTTCCAGGCGACGGGCATCGCCGATCGCGCCTACCAGCAGGCCGCGGCCTACGCGGCGGACCGCCTGCAGGGCCGGGTGCTGGAGCGCCCTGCCGGCACGCCGATCGCGGAGCACCCCGATGTCCGCCGCCTGCTGCTGTCGATGTCGAGCAAGATCTTCGCGATGCGCGCCCTCGGCGTGTACGTCGGCGACCTGCTCGACCGGGCCGACACCGACGACGCCGTGGTGAAGCTGGCGGAGTTCTTCGTGCCCATCCTCAAGGGATGGACCACAGAGGATGCCATCACCGTCACGAGCGATGCCATCCAGGTGCAGGGCGGCATGGGCTTCATCGAAGAGACCGGCGCCGCCCAGCACTACCGCGATGTGCGCATCACCACGATCTACGAGGGCACGACGGCGATCCAGTCGAACGACCTCGTCGGCCGCAAGGTGCTGCGCGACGGCGGCGCCACCGTGTCGGAGCTGTTCGAGCGGATCGACGAGACCGTGGCAGGCTTGCGCGCGTTCGACCACCCCGTCGCGGTGCGCACCGCCGAGCGATTGGAGCGGGCGCTCGCGGCATCCCGGCGCGCGACCGCCGACCTGCTCGGCTTCGCCTCATCGCCGCGCGACGCCTACGCCGTCAGCGTGCCGTACCTGATGCTGCTGGGCACGCTCGCGGGCGGCTGGATGCACGCCCTCGCCGCAACCGCCGTGTTGGCGCGCCCGTCCGAGACGGATGCCGAACGCCTGACGTCCGCGGACTTCTACGGCGCCCACCACCTCCCCCGCGTGCACGCGCTGGCCGAGACGGTCGCCGGCGGCGAGATCGGGTGA
- a CDS encoding response regulator transcription factor gives MASPPNSRPITVALVDDYDVVLKGLAHLFDDYRDRVLIAEIDANRGVSDAVDIVLYDSFAQPESDHHEIAELIKNPQARRVVVYTWNFHPELIESARRQGVHGYLSKTLTAAQLVAAIEAVHSGELVISDQGRRAPSAPGLDWPGRLEGITDRESEILALITQGKSNAEVARLTYLSPNTVKSYIRSVYRKIGATSRTQAVLYGVRHGFAPDTHRIEHWMGGP, from the coding sequence ATGGCATCGCCCCCGAACTCGCGGCCCATCACCGTCGCCCTCGTCGACGACTACGACGTGGTGCTCAAGGGACTGGCGCATCTCTTCGATGACTACCGCGACCGTGTTCTGATCGCAGAGATCGACGCGAACAGGGGTGTGAGCGATGCCGTGGACATCGTCCTGTACGACTCTTTCGCCCAGCCCGAGTCCGACCACCACGAGATCGCCGAGCTCATCAAGAACCCGCAGGCCCGACGCGTGGTCGTCTACACCTGGAACTTCCATCCCGAGCTCATCGAGTCAGCGCGCCGGCAAGGCGTGCACGGCTACCTCTCGAAGACGTTGACGGCTGCCCAGCTGGTCGCAGCGATCGAGGCGGTCCACTCGGGCGAGCTGGTGATCAGCGACCAGGGTCGGCGGGCTCCCAGCGCGCCAGGTCTCGACTGGCCGGGACGCCTGGAGGGCATCACCGATCGCGAGTCCGAGATCCTCGCCCTCATCACCCAGGGCAAGAGCAACGCCGAAGTCGCACGCCTCACCTACCTCAGTCCGAACACGGTGAAGTCCTACATCCGCTCCGTGTACCGAAAGATCGGCGCGACGAGCCGCACCCAGGCCGTGCTCTACGGCGTGCGCCATGGATTCGCACCCGACACGCACCGGATCGAGCACTGGATGGGCGGGCCGTGA
- a CDS encoding glucose PTS transporter subunit IIA — MSDSPAAEIVELVGGPGNIESLTHCATRLRFQLRDGDLVDKSAVEAVPGVMGAVPQAGDRFQVVIGGGVQTVYNDIMALPTMKGDAEGDVDDAAAIKARERAKGPRGKVAWLDSLFEFLSDSFRPILGALLGASLFITFMALMATLGVIPSWNAPGVVLEPSWAFINLMWQCVFVFLPLMVAYNASQKIGADPWVGFAIMAVVMLPGFLALGQDATAQQIVFLGSEITTVPVFGIPLTIFDYNSQVFPPLLMAAVLGPLWKGLKKIIPDNLHLIFVPFLAMLVMIPLTAFLIGPIGVYAGAGLANLLSSINNFSPLIFAIVIPLAYPFMVPLGLHWPVNAIMLLNIQTLGYDFIQGPMGAWNFACFGATAAVLVLAWRERDQVMKQTATGALAAGLLGGISEPSLYGIHLRFKRIYPRMLVGCFVGGLIIGIGGGVRTEAFVFTSLLTIPAFQPLALYGIAVAAAFITSMTLVMLSGYKPKEPAGTQATQAATAPAGTAPVGPVVIDAGNAPEVAAALEIMSPMDGTVVALSQVPDPVFAGGTMGPGVAIEPTGDTVYAPGEGVVAVAQTTGHAFGLVLDGGIELLIHVGIDTVNLKGEGFDVKVSNGQRIELGTPLVTFDRSVIEKAGYPLITPVIVLNADQFETVDPMALGPTTAGAPLLVIETKANATT, encoded by the coding sequence ATGTCCGACAGCCCCGCAGCCGAGATCGTCGAGTTGGTCGGCGGTCCCGGGAACATCGAGAGCCTCACCCACTGCGCGACGCGCCTACGGTTCCAACTGCGCGACGGTGACCTCGTCGACAAGTCGGCGGTCGAGGCGGTTCCCGGCGTCATGGGTGCCGTGCCGCAGGCGGGCGACCGCTTCCAGGTCGTCATCGGCGGCGGCGTGCAGACGGTCTACAACGACATCATGGCGCTGCCCACCATGAAGGGCGACGCGGAAGGCGACGTCGACGACGCCGCCGCCATCAAGGCGCGGGAGCGCGCGAAGGGTCCGCGCGGCAAGGTCGCCTGGCTCGACTCGCTGTTCGAATTCCTGTCGGACTCGTTCCGACCGATCCTCGGCGCCTTGCTCGGCGCCTCGCTGTTCATCACCTTCATGGCGCTGATGGCCACCCTCGGAGTGATCCCGTCGTGGAACGCGCCGGGCGTCGTGCTGGAGCCCTCGTGGGCGTTCATCAACCTGATGTGGCAGTGCGTGTTCGTCTTCCTGCCGCTCATGGTGGCCTACAACGCCTCGCAGAAGATCGGCGCCGACCCCTGGGTCGGCTTCGCGATCATGGCGGTGGTGATGCTGCCGGGATTCCTGGCGCTCGGGCAGGATGCCACCGCGCAGCAGATCGTCTTCCTCGGCTCGGAGATCACCACGGTGCCGGTCTTCGGCATCCCGCTGACCATCTTCGACTACAACTCGCAGGTGTTCCCGCCGCTGCTGATGGCCGCCGTTCTCGGGCCGTTGTGGAAGGGGCTGAAGAAGATCATCCCCGACAACCTGCACCTCATCTTCGTGCCGTTCCTGGCGATGCTGGTGATGATCCCGCTGACGGCCTTCCTGATCGGACCCATCGGCGTCTACGCCGGTGCGGGGCTGGCGAACCTGCTCAGCTCGATCAACAACTTCTCGCCGCTGATCTTCGCCATCGTCATTCCGCTGGCCTACCCGTTCATGGTGCCGCTGGGACTTCACTGGCCGGTCAACGCGATCATGCTGCTGAACATCCAGACGCTCGGATACGACTTCATCCAGGGCCCGATGGGCGCCTGGAACTTCGCCTGCTTCGGGGCGACGGCGGCCGTGCTGGTGCTGGCGTGGCGCGAGCGCGACCAGGTGATGAAGCAGACCGCGACCGGTGCCCTCGCCGCCGGCCTTCTCGGCGGCATCTCGGAACCGTCGCTGTATGGCATCCATCTGCGCTTCAAGCGGATCTATCCGCGCATGCTCGTGGGCTGCTTCGTGGGTGGACTCATCATCGGCATCGGCGGGGGGGTGCGCACCGAGGCGTTCGTCTTCACCTCGCTGCTGACCATCCCCGCCTTCCAGCCGCTGGCGCTGTACGGCATCGCGGTGGCGGCCGCGTTCATCACCTCGATGACCCTCGTGATGCTCTCCGGCTACAAGCCGAAGGAGCCGGCCGGGACGCAGGCGACGCAGGCGGCGACCGCTCCCGCCGGCACTGCGCCGGTCGGTCCAGTGGTGATCGACGCCGGGAACGCGCCCGAGGTGGCGGCGGCGCTGGAGATCATGTCGCCGATGGATGGGACGGTGGTGGCGCTGTCGCAGGTGCCCGATCCGGTCTTCGCAGGCGGGACCATGGGCCCCGGTGTCGCGATCGAACCCACCGGCGACACCGTGTATGCCCCCGGCGAGGGCGTGGTCGCCGTCGCGCAGACCACCGGGCATGCCTTCGGGCTGGTGCTCGACGGCGGCATCGAATTGCTCATCCACGTCGGCATCGACACCGTGAACCTCAAGGGCGAGGGGTTCGACGTGAAGGTCTCGAACGGCCAGCGCATCGAGCTCGGCACACCGCTGGTGACGTTCGACCGGTCCGTGATCGAGAA
- a CDS encoding GlsB/YeaQ/YmgE family stress response membrane protein has translation MLGLIISIIVIGLIAGFIARAVVPGKQDMSLLMTIVLGIVGSFVGGFLGFLLFGQDAADGFFQPAGIIGSIIGAIIALLVYGLVKGRSTTSRRR, from the coding sequence ATGCTCGGTCTCATCATCAGCATCATCGTCATCGGCCTGATCGCCGGATTCATCGCCCGCGCAGTCGTCCCGGGCAAGCAGGACATGAGCCTGCTCATGACCATCGTCCTCGGAATCGTCGGCTCGTTCGTCGGCGGTTTCCTCGGCTTCCTGCTCTTCGGACAGGACGCAGCAGACGGCTTCTTCCAGCCCGCCGGAATCATCGGCTCCATCATCGGTGCGATCATCGCGCTGCTCGTCTACGGGCTGGTCAAGGGACGCAGCACCACTTCGCGCCGCCGCTGA
- a CDS encoding FtsX-like permease family protein — translation MTAGTTAPNVLAALPRATAGSARRIVTLTTLLSRPSRQGRAALLLPVVAFAVTTALLLVVVGGTVMFHTDPRVAGDPVYPMLSMLALVLLAVPVFTLGAAAARLSSRRRNDRLATLRLLGATSAEVSAMTVAEAALTALAGALGGVVLYLVLLPLVGLLPFFGGPVGIAAVWAGLPAIFWAVVAVTALATTSAALSLRAVRLGPLGVRRRTNAAPRRTVLLVVGLVMLVALIAVAGSMGSLADTLGIMILIGMFAGAMGLVNLIGAPLVALTGRIMARRATSAASLIAGRELAAHAPQAWRRVSGIAMIAFIAVVAGGGMGLLETVGENEQGTLLSDIRVGVLVTLGAAFVLLACSVGVTQAASVLEDRELIVGLDRLGMPEQQLRRSRTLTVSVPLRWAALGGAAVGTALCLPIVGMTGIVAPVPILVVVLTFVAGFAAVSLAMAATEPLSRAVRRSAA, via the coding sequence ATGACCGCCGGCACCACCGCGCCGAACGTACTCGCGGCCCTGCCACGCGCTACGGCAGGCTCCGCCCGCCGCATCGTCACCCTCACCACGCTGCTCTCGCGACCGTCCCGCCAGGGGCGCGCAGCCCTGCTGCTGCCGGTGGTCGCCTTCGCCGTGACGACCGCTCTGCTGCTGGTCGTCGTCGGCGGCACGGTCATGTTCCACACCGACCCGCGCGTGGCCGGCGACCCCGTCTATCCGATGCTGAGCATGTTGGCCCTCGTGCTGCTGGCCGTGCCGGTGTTCACGCTCGGCGCCGCCGCTGCGCGCCTGTCGAGCCGTCGGCGAAACGACCGCCTGGCCACCCTGCGGCTGCTGGGGGCGACCAGCGCCGAGGTCTCGGCGATGACCGTGGCCGAGGCCGCGCTCACGGCACTGGCCGGTGCGCTCGGGGGCGTGGTGCTCTACCTCGTGCTGCTGCCACTGGTGGGGCTCCTGCCGTTCTTCGGCGGCCCCGTGGGCATCGCCGCGGTGTGGGCGGGTCTGCCCGCGATCTTCTGGGCCGTCGTCGCAGTGACCGCGCTGGCGACCACGAGCGCGGCGCTGAGCCTTCGCGCCGTGCGCCTGGGCCCCCTCGGGGTGCGGCGCAGGACGAATGCCGCACCGCGGCGCACCGTCTTGCTGGTGGTGGGGCTGGTCATGCTCGTGGCGCTCATCGCCGTGGCGGGGAGCATGGGCTCGCTCGCCGACACCCTCGGCATCATGATCCTCATCGGAATGTTCGCCGGTGCCATGGGTCTGGTGAACCTCATCGGTGCGCCGCTGGTGGCCCTGACCGGACGCATCATGGCAAGGCGCGCCACCTCGGCGGCGAGCCTCATCGCCGGTCGCGAGCTGGCCGCCCACGCACCGCAGGCATGGCGTCGGGTCTCGGGCATCGCGATGATCGCGTTCATCGCCGTCGTCGCCGGCGGCGGGATGGGGCTGCTCGAGACCGTCGGTGAGAACGAGCAGGGCACGTTGCTGTCCGACATCCGCGTCGGCGTGCTGGTGACCCTCGGGGCCGCGTTCGTGCTGCTCGCCTGCTCGGTGGGGGTGACCCAGGCGGCATCCGTGCTCGAGGACCGCGAGCTCATCGTGGGACTCGACCGGCTGGGCATGCCCGAGCAGCAGCTGCGCCGCTCGCGCACCCTCACCGTCTCGGTGCCCCTGCGCTGGGCGGCGCTGGGAGGCGCGGCCGTGGGGACGGCGCTCTGCCTGCCGATCGTGGGAATGACCGGCATCGTCGCGCCGGTTCCGATCCTCGTGGTGGTCCTCACCTTCGTCGCGGGCTTCGCCGCGGTGAGCCTCGCGATGGCCGCCACCGAGCCGCTCTCACGCGCGGTGCGCCGCAGCGCGGCGTGA